A genomic segment from Salvia splendens isolate huo1 chromosome 13, SspV2, whole genome shotgun sequence encodes:
- the LOC121762726 gene encoding protein DENND6A-like isoform X1 — protein MSRSPSFSLKLEPALEVDERSLQQWVAAFCIIRFDLEQGQLIEECYPPGCLTQSEELEVSFNSFPDSVSQHHNRSSIHDCIFFFRTKRERNLQASSVASTEIVEVVDNKLSPLKPIGKSHISYNSRFLYGFVFNRQRHDERLKRGGEQKSVVILSYSPYTSVFRPLLQILGPLYFDIGSKALNYIAAYVSKWPTPVPGQQMELPIGNASLKVNLPPSHCLPSNSGLFEDSASSLAPLLPSNLSVPQGLFHDSDLFGTFRGLLLQLWKLWELLLLGEPILIIAPTPPQCSEAVSGLVSLVAPLLLSVDFRPYFTIHDPEFASLNSLPQGSSFPPMILGVTNLFFLKALRNMPHIISVGNPASNSIRHPFGSKTAAGTPPGQNVALKRFTPANFLNAVKLKRDGPLCLMTEHKEAVWTNYAGLTKPDTSILNRLIDAGLSPRVEESMSVVNNDILRRHFLELTTNFLAPFGPYFRPTTPSETSSPFSDPPPLPTFNAEEFLESLSARGPGKFLLKRMKSNWLDLYRQFLKGYNFLPWFRRKRAVAEQEQYKLWRQARVKTNIHQLISRMSELEIVDSFNAIERHLHGEMQYGRVNEDSEAVCNKLKKDLKIVFDMLPKDIQQLLIMNPDRASLLQEIHE, from the exons ATGAGCCGGTCGCCATCATTTTCTCTGAAGTTGGAGCCTGCACTAGAAGTTGATGAAAGATCTTTGCAGCAATGGGTGGCTGCATTTTGCATCATCAGGTTTGATCTTGAGCAGGGTCAGCTGATTGAAGAGTGTTATCCTCCTGGCTGTCTTACCCAAAGTGAGGAGCTTGAAGTCTCTTTTAATTCATTTCCGGATTCAGTTTCACAGCATCATAATCGCTCAAGCATCCATGATTGTATATTCTTTTTCCGcacaaaaagagagagaaacctTCAAGCTTCGAGTGTGGCATCAACGGAGATCGTTGAAGTAGTGGATAACAAATTATCTCCCCTGAAGCCAATAGGTAAAAGTCACATCAGCTATAACTCCCGATTCTTGTATGGCTTTGTGTTTAATAGGCAGAGGCATGACGAGAGACTAAAGCGTGGAGGCGAGCAAAAATCTGTGGTTATTCTTTCATACAGTCCATACACGAGTGTGTTTAGACCTTTATTACAAATTTTGGGGCCATTGTACTTTGACATTGGAAGCAAGGCACTTAATTACATTGCTGCTTATGTATCAAAGTGGCCTACACCCGTGCCGGGTCAACAGATGGAGCTTCCTATTGGGAATGCATCACTAAAAGTGAATCTGCCACCTTCTCATTGTTTGCCATCAAATAGTGGACTTTTCGAAGACTCTGCTTCCTCACTTGCTCCTCTTCTCCCCTCGAATCTATCAGTTCCTCAGGGCCTATTTCATGACTCAGATCTTTTTGGTACATTTCGTGGACTCTTATTGCAACTTTGGAAGCTGTGGGAACTCCTGCTTTTGGGGGAACCCATCTTGATAATAGCACCAACACCTCCGCAATGTTCTGAAGCTGTTTCTGGTCTAGTTAGTTTGGTTGCCCCACTTCTTTTAAGTGTTGATTTCAGACCTTACTTTACTATTCACGACCCGGAGTTTGCCAGTTTGAACTCTCTTCCTCAGGGTTCCTCTTTTCCTCCAATGATTCTAGGCGTGACAAACCTTTTCTTCTTAAAGGCACTTCGTAATATGCCTCACATTATTTCAGTTGGAAATCCCGCTTCAAATTCTATCCGCCATCCTTTTGGTTCTAAGACTGCTGCAGGAACTCCGCCTGGTCAAAATGTTGCTTTAAAGAGATTTACTCCTGCAAACTTCTTGAATGCTGTGAAGTTGAAGAGAGATGGTCCTCTGTGTCTAATGACAGAGCATAAAGAAGCTGTATGGACGAATTATGCTGGACTGACAAAGCCGGATACATCTATCCTGAATAGACTTATTGATGCAGGACTGTCTCCCAGGGTTGAGGAGTCGATGTCGGTTGTCAACAATGATATACTACGTCGCCATTTTTTGGAGTTGACGACTAACTTCTTGGCTCCTTTTGGTCCATATTTTAGACCAACTACACCTTCTGAAACATCGTCTCCATTTTCCGATCCCCCTCCTCTACCCACATTCAATGCTGAGGAGTTCCTAGAGAGTTTGTCTGCAAGAGGTCCAGGAAAGTTTTTGTTGAAGCGGATGAAGTCAAATTGGCTGGATCTCTACAG GCAGTTTCTGAAGGGATACAACTTTCTCCCATGGTTCCGAAGAAAACGTGCTgttgctgagcaagaacaataTAAATTGTGGAGGCAAGCTAGAGTGAAGACCAATATACACCAGTTGATAAGTAGAATGTCAGAATTGGAAATTGTTGATTCCTTCAATGCAATTGAGAGGCACCTTCACGGAGAAATGCAG TATGGAAGAGTAAATGAAGATTCTGAAGCAGTCTGTAACAAGTTAAAGAAAGATCTGAAAATAGTGTTCGATATGCTGCCAAAAGACATACAACAGCTTCTGATTATGAACCCAGATAGAGCATCTCTTCTACAAGAAATCCATGAGTAG
- the LOC121762726 gene encoding protein DENND6A-like isoform X2 codes for MSRSPSFSLKLEPALEVDERSLQQWVAAFCIIRFDLEQGQLIEECYPPGCLTQSEELEVSFNSFPDSVSQHHNRSSIHDCIFFFRTKRERNLQASSVASTEIVEVVDNKLSPLKPIGKSHISYNSRFLYGFVFNRQRHDERLKRGGEQKSVVILSYSPYTSVFRPLLQILGPLYFDIGSKALNYIAAYVSKWPTPVPGQQMELPIGNASLKVNLPPSHCLPSNSGLFEDSASSLAPLLPSNLSVPQGLFHDSDLFGTFRGLLLQLWKLWELLLLGEPILIIAPTPPQCSEAVSGLVSLVAPLLLSVDFRPYFTIHDPEFASLNSLPQGSSFPPMILGVTNLFFLKALRNMPHIISVGNPASNSIRHPFGSKTAAGTPPGQNVALKRFTPANFLNAVKLKRDGPLCLMTEHKEAVWTNYAGLTKPDTSILNRLIDAGLSPRVEESMSVVNNDILRRHFLELTTNFLAPFGPYFRPTTPSETSSPFSDPPPLPTFNAEEFLESLSARGPGKFLLKRMKSNWLDLYSF; via the exons ATGAGCCGGTCGCCATCATTTTCTCTGAAGTTGGAGCCTGCACTAGAAGTTGATGAAAGATCTTTGCAGCAATGGGTGGCTGCATTTTGCATCATCAGGTTTGATCTTGAGCAGGGTCAGCTGATTGAAGAGTGTTATCCTCCTGGCTGTCTTACCCAAAGTGAGGAGCTTGAAGTCTCTTTTAATTCATTTCCGGATTCAGTTTCACAGCATCATAATCGCTCAAGCATCCATGATTGTATATTCTTTTTCCGcacaaaaagagagagaaacctTCAAGCTTCGAGTGTGGCATCAACGGAGATCGTTGAAGTAGTGGATAACAAATTATCTCCCCTGAAGCCAATAGGTAAAAGTCACATCAGCTATAACTCCCGATTCTTGTATGGCTTTGTGTTTAATAGGCAGAGGCATGACGAGAGACTAAAGCGTGGAGGCGAGCAAAAATCTGTGGTTATTCTTTCATACAGTCCATACACGAGTGTGTTTAGACCTTTATTACAAATTTTGGGGCCATTGTACTTTGACATTGGAAGCAAGGCACTTAATTACATTGCTGCTTATGTATCAAAGTGGCCTACACCCGTGCCGGGTCAACAGATGGAGCTTCCTATTGGGAATGCATCACTAAAAGTGAATCTGCCACCTTCTCATTGTTTGCCATCAAATAGTGGACTTTTCGAAGACTCTGCTTCCTCACTTGCTCCTCTTCTCCCCTCGAATCTATCAGTTCCTCAGGGCCTATTTCATGACTCAGATCTTTTTGGTACATTTCGTGGACTCTTATTGCAACTTTGGAAGCTGTGGGAACTCCTGCTTTTGGGGGAACCCATCTTGATAATAGCACCAACACCTCCGCAATGTTCTGAAGCTGTTTCTGGTCTAGTTAGTTTGGTTGCCCCACTTCTTTTAAGTGTTGATTTCAGACCTTACTTTACTATTCACGACCCGGAGTTTGCCAGTTTGAACTCTCTTCCTCAGGGTTCCTCTTTTCCTCCAATGATTCTAGGCGTGACAAACCTTTTCTTCTTAAAGGCACTTCGTAATATGCCTCACATTATTTCAGTTGGAAATCCCGCTTCAAATTCTATCCGCCATCCTTTTGGTTCTAAGACTGCTGCAGGAACTCCGCCTGGTCAAAATGTTGCTTTAAAGAGATTTACTCCTGCAAACTTCTTGAATGCTGTGAAGTTGAAGAGAGATGGTCCTCTGTGTCTAATGACAGAGCATAAAGAAGCTGTATGGACGAATTATGCTGGACTGACAAAGCCGGATACATCTATCCTGAATAGACTTATTGATGCAGGACTGTCTCCCAGGGTTGAGGAGTCGATGTCGGTTGTCAACAATGATATACTACGTCGCCATTTTTTGGAGTTGACGACTAACTTCTTGGCTCCTTTTGGTCCATATTTTAGACCAACTACACCTTCTGAAACATCGTCTCCATTTTCCGATCCCCCTCCTCTACCCACATTCAATGCTGAGGAGTTCCTAGAGAGTTTGTCTGCAAGAGGTCCAGGAAAGTTTTTGTTGAAGCGGATGAAGTCAAATTGGCTGGATCTCTACAG TTTCTGA